The following proteins are encoded in a genomic region of Candidatus Krumholzibacteriia bacterium:
- a CDS encoding DNA alkylation repair protein: MKDLVQFVQGELEKRADPEKAGPMAAYMKTRMPFYGVQKKGRDEIAQAFADYHPNSLQDYEKVVLSLWSLPHREEKYLAINFAIRKSDFIQPASLPLYEKLIREGAWWDFVDSIAISLVGVALRENRKLWKSMDRWIEDEDFWIRRTAILFQARYRSDTDEDQLFDYCLRSAGEKEFFIRKAIGWALREYSYARPERVKGFLLENRELLSGLSYREGARKLIRDGLMKKPAPPKRRGSKA; encoded by the coding sequence ATGAAAGATCTTGTGCAATTCGTCCAAGGGGAACTGGAAAAGCGAGCCGACCCTGAGAAGGCCGGTCCCATGGCTGCCTACATGAAGACCCGGATGCCCTTTTACGGCGTGCAGAAGAAGGGGCGGGACGAAATCGCGCAAGCTTTTGCCGACTATCATCCCAACTCGCTTCAGGACTACGAGAAAGTGGTTCTCTCTCTCTGGTCACTCCCCCACCGGGAGGAAAAGTACCTCGCCATCAACTTTGCCATTCGCAAGAGTGATTTCATCCAGCCCGCCTCCCTTCCTCTTTATGAGAAACTGATTCGCGAAGGCGCCTGGTGGGATTTCGTGGACAGCATTGCCATCAGTCTGGTGGGCGTCGCACTTCGGGAAAACCGGAAGCTCTGGAAAAGTATGGACCGCTGGATCGAGGATGAGGATTTCTGGATTCGACGAACGGCGATCCTCTTTCAGGCGCGATACAGAAGCGACACGGATGAGGACCAACTCTTCGACTACTGCCTTCGCTCGGCGGGCGAAAAGGAGTTCTTCATTCGAAAGGCCATCGGCTGGGCACTTCGCGAGTATTCCTATGCCAGGCCAGAGAGGGTCAAGGGCTTCCTCCTTGAGAACCGCGAGCTGCTCTCCGGACTCAGCTATCGGGAGGGAGCCAGGAAGCTGATCCGCGACGGTCTCATGAAAAAACCCGCACCCCCAAAGAGGCGCGGGTCCAAAGCCTGA
- a CDS encoding RNA-binding protein: MKKLYVGNLPFTATEDEVRDLFSQHGAVHSVALINDRDTGRPRGFGFVEMDDEAATAAMGKLDGYDMNGRALRVNEAQERAPRRGGGGGGGRW; this comes from the coding sequence GTGAAGAAACTCTACGTTGGTAACCTGCCTTTCACCGCGACCGAAGATGAGGTCCGCGATCTGTTTTCCCAGCATGGCGCGGTTCACTCCGTTGCCCTGATCAATGACCGTGACACGGGTCGTCCCCGTGGATTCGGCTTCGTCGAGATGGACGATGAAGCGGCCACGGCAGCCATGGGCAAGCTCGATGGCTATGACATGAATGGACGTGCCCTTCGCGTTAACGAAGCGCAGGAGCGTGCCCCGCGCCGTGGTGGCGGCGGTGGCGGTGGTCGCTGGTAG
- a CDS encoding ABC transporter permease, whose protein sequence is MILRELFRMGMQAILANKVRGFLTALGIIIGVAAVIAMLSLGEGAQKAIQDRIQAMGTDVYTVSPGWRRHSGVSRSSNRLVIDDAEAIAAQCSTVLAVSAGMSMNSQVEFSGRNTSTNVLATTPEAVQVDRYAVSHGRFIDARDQASRSRVAVVGTVVLENLETAPENLLGRDIILRDLRFEVVGVLESKGQQGWRNPDDQVIIPLSTGQYRVFGTDKLRTISCQVVPGTSEIAAMMDIEKVLRRQHHLRPDQDNDFMIRNWSEMLSTFEETQKAFNFLLAGIAAISLLVGGIGIMNIMLVSVTERTREIGIRKALGATRANVMAQFLVESMALCLAGGLAGVLLGVGGSFALSRLAGWNTLVNLQAVALAFLFSAAVGLFFGLYPAARASRLDPIEALRHE, encoded by the coding sequence TTGATCCTGCGCGAACTCTTCCGGATGGGCATGCAGGCAATTCTGGCCAACAAGGTGAGGGGTTTCCTCACCGCCCTGGGGATTATCATCGGCGTAGCCGCCGTGATCGCCATGCTCTCTCTTGGCGAAGGCGCACAGAAGGCCATCCAGGACCGCATTCAGGCAATGGGCACCGATGTCTACACGGTCAGCCCCGGATGGCGACGCCACAGTGGGGTGTCAAGAAGCTCCAACCGCCTGGTCATTGACGATGCAGAAGCCATTGCCGCTCAATGCAGCACGGTGCTTGCGGTGTCTGCGGGCATGAGCATGAACAGCCAGGTGGAGTTTTCCGGGAGAAACACATCCACCAATGTGCTGGCCACCACACCGGAAGCTGTGCAGGTGGATCGCTACGCAGTTTCCCACGGGCGCTTTATTGATGCCCGCGATCAGGCCAGTCGATCCCGGGTAGCTGTCGTGGGAACCGTGGTGCTGGAGAACCTTGAAACGGCACCCGAGAACCTGCTGGGGCGAGACATCATTCTTCGCGACCTCCGCTTTGAAGTCGTGGGCGTTCTGGAATCCAAGGGACAACAGGGCTGGAGAAACCCCGACGACCAGGTCATCATTCCACTCTCCACCGGGCAGTATCGGGTCTTCGGAACAGACAAACTGAGAACCATCTCCTGTCAGGTAGTGCCCGGCACCAGCGAAATAGCGGCCATGATGGACATCGAAAAGGTCTTGCGCAGACAGCATCACCTTCGTCCCGATCAGGACAATGACTTCATGATTCGAAACTGGTCGGAGATGCTCAGTACCTTTGAGGAAACCCAGAAGGCTTTCAACTTTCTTCTGGCCGGCATTGCGGCGATCAGCCTCCTTGTCGGGGGAATCGGAATCATGAACATCATGCTGGTTTCGGTCACCGAGCGAACTCGCGAGATTGGAATCCGCAAGGCCCTGGGGGCAACGCGCGCCAATGTGATGGCGCAATTCCTGGTGGAGAGCATGGCGCTATGTCTTGCGGGAGGTCTGGCCGGTGTCCTCCTCGGAGTGGGTGGCTCCTTTGCGCTTAGTCGACTTGCCGGCTGGAACACTCTCGTCAATTTGCAGGCCGTGGCGCTGGCTTTTCTTTTCAGCGCGGCCGTGGGCCTGTTCTTCGGACTCTATCCAGCGGCCCGGGCCTCGCGCCTTGACCCCATCGAAGCCCTGAGACATGAATAG
- a CDS encoding C25 family cysteine peptidase has protein sequence MSKFAIVCLAILSISLLTLPAFAEWMDFGGEALQVQLLESDASRSVFEIRIGGLEYEPVSIQGETWNRLTLEGEGRIEVAGLPSLPTVRRALLIPDDRAMQLRVLESEFIEIADFPVLPSKGHLPRSVDPASVPYEFDSFYSGNGVWPVAGVRAEDPHILRDFRGMVVEANPFRVFPAERKLKVATRLLIELRDAGPGRINVLERDASLEVMDSQFQKLYASHFLNFSPDRYPAVLEEGGLLIISYDAFLPNMQVFLEWKLQKGFDARMVGLSETGSSYSQIDSYIAAAYNDWHPAYVLLVGDNEQLPRHSSGSDPCYSLIAGGDSYPDLFVGRFSAENASHVNTQVERSITYERDTPAGAVWPQYGMGVASNQGPGDDDEYDNEHEDVIRQKLLNYGYFGVDQIYDPSGTATMVTNGLNEGRGIVNYTGHGSVTSWGSTGFSNSNVNALVNDNMLPFISSVACNNGTFSGGTCFGEAWLRATHNGAPTGAIAAYMSYISQSWSPPMCAQDESIDLLVNDEMRTIGGLWFNGSCQMIDEYGSSGENEFENWMIFGDPSLAVRSKAASTMTLSHSGVLLIGMNEYSLSTGEAGALCALYANGFLYGSALADGSGNALISIADPPQDPMTLTLTVTAYNRVTAIEDVTVLPPDGAYLVFSSVEVLDAAGDNDGELDEGETAGLRLSIENVGVDSASGVEGTLSSTDPYVTLLGDTSTWPLIPSGASSPCVDPFEVLVSGEVPNGHMIAFQLQVSSNEGDWDMLFHLSAQAPLLSTGTLTVLDGVGGDASGGADAGETFYLQVELGNSGLSDATGLSATLLCSDPDATVLDALGECLLVPSGGSSPIGDFQLSVSSGFPEPADLALQLEIQGDGGFACTLDFGLPVGGWFDDFEEDKGWTVGSPGDDAPSGIWTRVDPIGTSYGGHDIQPEDDHSADGSLCFVTGQGSVGGSAGENDVDGGKTTLLSPVFDLEGASSATFSYWRWYTNAWGNNPSEDWWTVEVSSDGNSWLALEHTQDDANSWNYFEFELADLVPMTATVQVRFIADDQSPGSLIEAAVDDVFLKVFRFDATSSEEAASPKALALGYNWPNPFNPNTRISFELPASAEVELSVFDVRGRRVATLIRGDLEEGIHEVDWLGCDDAGREVPSGIYFSRLQSEGQTRSRKMVLMK, from the coding sequence ATGTCCAAATTTGCCATCGTCTGCCTGGCAATACTTAGCATTTCCTTGCTTACCCTGCCTGCCTTCGCCGAATGGATGGATTTCGGGGGAGAGGCCCTGCAGGTTCAACTCCTGGAATCCGATGCGAGCCGGAGTGTTTTCGAAATCCGGATCGGGGGCCTGGAGTATGAGCCGGTTTCCATTCAGGGAGAAACCTGGAACCGGCTTACCCTGGAAGGGGAAGGCCGAATTGAAGTAGCCGGCCTGCCTTCACTGCCGACAGTTCGCCGGGCTCTGCTCATCCCGGATGACCGGGCCATGCAGCTTCGGGTTCTGGAATCCGAGTTCATTGAGATCGCGGATTTCCCGGTTCTGCCTTCCAAGGGGCACCTGCCCCGATCGGTGGATCCTGCGAGCGTTCCCTACGAATTTGATTCCTTCTATTCCGGAAACGGAGTTTGGCCCGTGGCAGGTGTTCGGGCAGAGGATCCTCATATTCTCCGCGACTTTCGCGGCATGGTCGTGGAAGCCAATCCCTTCCGGGTGTTTCCTGCGGAACGCAAGCTGAAGGTGGCTACCCGTCTGCTCATCGAGCTTCGCGATGCGGGACCGGGCAGGATCAATGTCCTCGAAAGGGATGCTTCACTCGAAGTCATGGATTCCCAGTTTCAAAAGCTCTATGCAAGCCACTTCCTGAACTTTTCCCCCGATCGTTACCCTGCGGTTCTCGAAGAGGGTGGTCTGCTGATCATTTCCTACGATGCTTTCCTTCCGAACATGCAGGTCTTCCTCGAATGGAAGCTGCAAAAGGGCTTCGATGCCCGAATGGTGGGGCTTTCCGAGACGGGGTCCAGTTACTCGCAGATCGACTCCTATATCGCGGCGGCCTACAACGACTGGCATCCCGCCTATGTACTTCTTGTAGGAGACAATGAACAGCTTCCCCGCCACTCCAGCGGTTCGGATCCCTGCTACTCCCTCATTGCAGGAGGGGACAGCTATCCCGATCTCTTCGTGGGAAGATTCTCTGCAGAAAACGCCAGCCATGTGAACACCCAGGTGGAGCGGAGCATCACCTATGAACGAGACACTCCCGCAGGGGCTGTCTGGCCGCAGTATGGCATGGGCGTGGCTTCAAACCAGGGCCCCGGCGATGACGATGAGTACGACAATGAACACGAGGATGTAATTCGACAGAAACTGCTCAACTACGGCTACTTCGGCGTAGACCAGATCTACGACCCCAGCGGCACAGCCACCATGGTGACCAATGGACTGAACGAGGGTCGCGGCATTGTCAACTACACGGGCCACGGTTCGGTGACATCCTGGGGAAGCACGGGCTTCTCCAACAGCAATGTCAACGCTCTTGTCAACGACAACATGCTGCCCTTCATTAGTAGCGTTGCCTGCAACAATGGAACTTTCAGCGGAGGCACCTGCTTTGGGGAAGCCTGGTTGCGTGCCACGCACAACGGCGCGCCCACCGGGGCGATTGCCGCCTACATGTCCTATATCAGCCAGTCCTGGAGTCCTCCCATGTGCGCGCAGGACGAGTCGATCGACCTATTGGTCAACGATGAGATGCGGACCATTGGCGGACTCTGGTTCAACGGGTCCTGCCAGATGATCGACGAATACGGTTCTTCCGGGGAGAACGAGTTTGAAAACTGGATGATCTTCGGCGATCCATCGCTGGCCGTAAGAAGCAAGGCCGCCAGCACGATGACTCTCAGCCACAGTGGAGTGCTGCTCATCGGGATGAACGAGTATTCCCTGAGTACGGGAGAAGCCGGCGCTCTCTGCGCCCTTTACGCCAACGGGTTTCTCTACGGTTCCGCTCTGGCTGACGGAAGCGGCAACGCTCTCATTTCCATTGCCGATCCGCCCCAGGATCCGATGACACTCACTCTCACCGTCACGGCCTACAACCGGGTGACGGCGATTGAGGATGTGACCGTTCTTCCTCCCGACGGGGCCTATCTTGTCTTTTCCTCGGTCGAGGTTCTCGATGCCGCAGGAGACAATGATGGAGAACTGGATGAGGGAGAAACGGCCGGCCTTCGCCTGAGTATTGAAAATGTGGGCGTGGATTCTGCAAGCGGAGTAGAGGGAACTCTCTCCTCTACGGATCCCTATGTCACTCTTTTGGGGGATACGAGTACCTGGCCGCTCATTCCCTCCGGTGCGAGCAGTCCCTGTGTGGATCCCTTTGAGGTCCTGGTTTCCGGAGAAGTACCCAATGGCCACATGATCGCTTTCCAGCTTCAGGTCAGTTCCAATGAAGGCGACTGGGACATGCTATTCCATCTCTCCGCCCAGGCTCCCCTTCTTTCGACCGGCACTCTGACCGTTCTCGATGGAGTGGGCGGGGATGCCTCCGGCGGAGCAGACGCCGGGGAGACTTTCTATCTGCAGGTGGAACTGGGCAATTCGGGCTTGTCCGATGCCACGGGCCTCAGTGCCACCCTGCTCTGTTCGGATCCTGACGCCACAGTGCTCGATGCTCTCGGGGAATGTCTCCTGGTTCCCAGCGGTGGTTCTTCCCCGATTGGTGACTTCCAGTTGAGTGTGAGTTCCGGGTTCCCCGAGCCTGCGGATCTCGCCCTTCAACTGGAAATCCAGGGCGACGGAGGGTTCGCCTGCACCCTCGATTTTGGGCTTCCTGTCGGTGGCTGGTTTGATGACTTCGAAGAAGACAAGGGCTGGACCGTGGGATCGCCCGGGGACGACGCGCCAAGCGGGATCTGGACCCGGGTCGATCCCATCGGCACGAGCTATGGAGGCCACGATATTCAGCCTGAAGACGATCACTCGGCCGATGGCAGTCTTTGCTTCGTCACCGGACAGGGAAGCGTGGGGGGAAGCGCCGGAGAAAATGATGTCGATGGAGGCAAGACCACGCTCCTCAGCCCGGTCTTTGATCTGGAAGGAGCCAGCTCTGCCACCTTCAGTTACTGGCGTTGGTACACGAACGCCTGGGGCAACAATCCGTCCGAGGACTGGTGGACTGTGGAAGTAAGTTCCGATGGAAACTCCTGGCTGGCTCTCGAGCACACCCAGGACGATGCGAACAGCTGGAACTACTTCGAGTTCGAACTGGCCGATCTGGTCCCGATGACTGCTACCGTGCAGGTTCGTTTCATCGCAGACGACCAGTCTCCGGGTTCGCTGATCGAAGCGGCCGTGGATGATGTCTTCCTGAAGGTCTTCCGTTTCGATGCAACCAGCAGCGAAGAGGCTGCCAGTCCCAAGGCGCTTGCCCTGGGGTACAACTGGCCGAACCCCTTCAATCCGAATACCCGGATTTCCTTCGAGCTTCCCGCTTCGGCGGAAGTGGAACTTTCCGTCTTCGATGTTCGGGGTCGCAGGGTTGCCACGCTGATTCGCGGTGACCTGGAAGAGGGAATCCATGAAGTCGACTGGCTTGGCTGTGATGATGCGGGTCGCGAAGTGCCCAGCGGAATCTACTTCAGTCGACTGCAATCGGAGGGGCAGACTCGAAGCAGGAAGATGGTCTTGATGAAATAG
- a CDS encoding efflux RND transporter periplasmic adaptor subunit translates to MIRYFFVFTLLALAACTPKEATRDDQPFQVIPLSRQDIVVTVSASGALEPLRSLEIKSKASGEILAMPVELGDDVKENSLLVRVDPRTVKNQVEQAEASLEVARLRLSIAERQKDRSKTLLEEGHVSEQSHESSLLEFASARSAEVSARTSLDQARERLEDTEIRAPMTGTVIARMVEAGQIISSATSQVTGGTTLLTMAKLDTLQVRAMVDETDIGKIRSGMLAEVTVDAHPRELFSGTVIKVEPRAVTTQNVTTFPVLVRVLNDRDLLLPGMNVEVEIRTGSRENVLALPLEAIRSRRDYLVAAGAMGLDAEEAASLLEAAQAKSPTRGKPSIAFLARDGAPSPVPVGLGLANWDFAEILWGLEEGDSVAVTLSSGLLMQQDRWKNRMKSWSSMGSFKKGEDSKGKKPEARNGSSARGKRPDSSKRPKGKPGGGH, encoded by the coding sequence ATGATTCGCTATTTTTTCGTATTTACCCTGCTGGCACTGGCGGCCTGTACCCCCAAGGAGGCGACCAGGGATGATCAGCCCTTCCAGGTCATTCCTCTCAGCCGGCAGGACATCGTCGTCACGGTTAGTGCCTCCGGCGCTCTTGAACCCCTCCGCAGCCTGGAGATCAAGAGCAAGGCTTCCGGGGAGATTCTCGCAATGCCCGTGGAACTCGGGGACGATGTAAAAGAGAACAGCCTTCTGGTTCGCGTCGACCCCAGGACGGTGAAGAATCAGGTGGAACAGGCAGAGGCAAGTCTAGAGGTGGCCCGCTTGCGTCTTTCCATTGCCGAAAGACAGAAGGATCGAAGCAAGACCCTTCTGGAAGAAGGTCATGTGAGCGAACAGTCCCACGAAAGCAGTCTTCTTGAGTTTGCCAGCGCAAGAAGTGCCGAGGTGAGCGCGCGAACCAGCCTTGATCAGGCTCGCGAGCGTCTGGAAGACACGGAAATTCGTGCCCCGATGACGGGAACGGTGATCGCGCGCATGGTGGAGGCCGGGCAGATTATCTCGAGTGCTACCAGCCAGGTGACCGGCGGTACGACCCTGCTCACGATGGCAAAACTCGACACTCTTCAGGTTCGTGCCATGGTGGATGAAACCGACATCGGCAAGATCCGCTCCGGCATGTTGGCCGAGGTCACGGTCGATGCCCATCCCCGGGAGCTCTTCTCCGGCACGGTGATCAAGGTGGAACCCCGTGCGGTTACTACCCAGAATGTAACGACCTTTCCCGTTCTGGTGCGGGTACTCAACGACCGCGATCTTCTTTTGCCCGGAATGAATGTCGAGGTGGAAATCCGAACGGGCTCTCGCGAGAATGTGCTGGCATTGCCTCTTGAGGCCATTCGAAGTCGCCGCGACTATCTCGTTGCCGCCGGTGCCATGGGCCTCGATGCCGAGGAGGCCGCAAGTCTTCTTGAAGCGGCGCAGGCAAAATCGCCGACGCGAGGAAAACCCAGCATTGCGTTTCTTGCACGTGATGGCGCGCCGAGCCCGGTGCCGGTGGGCCTCGGACTTGCCAACTGGGACTTCGCGGAGATTCTCTGGGGGCTGGAAGAAGGGGATTCCGTGGCCGTCACCCTGTCGAGTGGCCTGCTCATGCAGCAGGATCGCTGGAAGAATCGTATGAAGAGCTGGTCGAGTATGGGCAGTTTCAAAAAGGGTGAAGACTCAAAGGGCAAAAAGCCGGAAGCCCGGAATGGAAGTTCCGCCCGTGGCAAGCGCCCTGATTCCTCGAAACGGCCGAAGGGAAAACCCGGAGGCGGACATTGA
- a CDS encoding M3 family oligoendopeptidase — protein sequence MAVAKKKKADFRKINWDLSELYSGKDDPKIEKDFRTYERAAERFAGEYRGKVGKLDLAGMVGLLKKYEKIQMSVWGLMIYAHLEFATKSNDPEWGAFMQMVQERFTRASSQLAFLQVEWTRVPAARAKKIASDPQVARYRHFLEHSMSFRKHTLSEKEEILSSKYEQIGQSAWSRYYGTVLSDIEYRFRSKAITESELTALFSDPDRSKRRDASTARIKALKTQAKPLTFAFNMILAGEMISDEARNYEHWVQGRNKSNEIPDEVVDALVSSMLDRKDILQRYYRLKKKLLGVPSIMSYDTFAPLPTEKAGRIKYEDAVEMVQEVFQETRKSFGKIADQMFDQIHVDVPPYKGKRGGAFCMPNMGGLPYVLLNWTGKMRDVATLAHEFGHAVHMELSRKRGPLSDVQSLVMAEVASVFMETILYQKLLGQTKSARERLSLLRQVIEDGFATTFRQLQFNRFEDLVHNYRREKGELATGKVSELFLDAQTQFFGKSMTPHKGSEASWMYITHFVNVPGYVYAYCASYLVVLALYRRYQEVGPKFLGAYEKMLAAGGSKSPEELLGELGVDWSDPGFWKGGLEVLEGYVDQFESTARELKLL from the coding sequence ATGGCAGTCGCAAAGAAGAAAAAGGCAGACTTCCGGAAAATCAACTGGGATCTTTCCGAGCTCTATTCTGGCAAGGATGACCCGAAAATCGAGAAGGATTTCCGCACCTATGAGCGTGCGGCCGAGCGGTTTGCCGGCGAATACCGGGGCAAGGTCGGGAAACTCGACCTTGCCGGAATGGTCGGACTCCTCAAGAAATACGAAAAGATTCAGATGTCGGTTTGGGGTCTGATGATTTATGCCCATCTGGAGTTCGCAACGAAGAGCAACGACCCTGAATGGGGTGCCTTCATGCAGATGGTGCAGGAACGTTTCACCCGCGCCAGTTCCCAACTGGCATTCCTGCAGGTTGAATGGACCCGCGTGCCGGCCGCCAGGGCGAAGAAGATCGCATCAGATCCTCAAGTCGCACGCTACCGTCACTTCCTGGAACACTCGATGAGCTTCCGCAAGCACACGCTGAGTGAAAAGGAAGAAATCCTCTCCAGCAAGTACGAGCAGATTGGGCAAAGTGCCTGGAGCCGTTACTACGGCACCGTCCTGTCAGACATCGAGTACCGCTTCCGCAGCAAGGCAATCACCGAGAGCGAACTGACCGCACTCTTCTCGGATCCGGATCGCAGCAAGAGGCGAGATGCCAGCACTGCACGCATCAAGGCCCTCAAGACACAGGCCAAGCCCCTGACCTTTGCCTTCAACATGATTCTCGCAGGCGAGATGATCAGCGATGAGGCTCGCAACTACGAACACTGGGTACAGGGCAGGAACAAGTCCAATGAGATCCCGGATGAGGTAGTCGATGCCCTGGTCAGTTCCATGCTGGATCGCAAGGACATCCTGCAGCGCTACTACCGCCTCAAAAAGAAGCTTCTCGGCGTACCGAGCATCATGAGCTACGACACCTTCGCTCCCCTGCCTACGGAAAAGGCCGGACGGATCAAGTACGAGGACGCCGTCGAGATGGTGCAAGAGGTGTTTCAGGAAACCCGCAAGAGCTTCGGCAAGATCGCAGACCAGATGTTCGATCAGATTCATGTGGATGTGCCCCCCTACAAGGGCAAGCGAGGCGGAGCCTTCTGCATGCCGAACATGGGCGGCCTGCCCTATGTCCTCCTGAACTGGACGGGCAAGATGCGCGATGTGGCCACGCTCGCCCATGAGTTCGGCCATGCCGTCCACATGGAACTGAGCCGCAAGCGCGGGCCTCTTAGTGACGTGCAGAGTCTGGTCATGGCAGAGGTGGCCTCGGTCTTCATGGAAACGATCCTCTACCAGAAGCTTCTCGGACAGACAAAGTCAGCTCGGGAAAGGCTGTCTCTCCTTCGTCAGGTGATCGAGGATGGCTTTGCCACGACTTTCCGGCAATTACAGTTCAACCGCTTTGAGGATCTCGTGCACAACTATCGCCGTGAAAAGGGAGAGTTGGCAACAGGCAAGGTCAGCGAACTCTTCCTCGATGCGCAGACACAGTTCTTCGGCAAAAGCATGACCCCGCACAAGGGCAGCGAAGCCTCCTGGATGTACATCACGCACTTCGTGAATGTGCCCGGCTATGTCTACGCCTACTGCGCAAGCTATCTGGTTGTGCTGGCCCTTTACCGTCGCTATCAGGAAGTGGGCCCGAAGTTTCTCGGAGCCTATGAAAAGATGTTGGCGGCGGGCGGGAGCAAGAGCCCGGAAGAGTTGCTCGGAGAACTGGGCGTCGACTGGAGCGATCCCGGATTCTGGAAGGGTGGTCTCGAAGTTCTCGAAGGCTATGTAGACCAGTTCGAGTCCACGGCTCGAGAGCTGAAGCTTCTCTAG
- a CDS encoding YwiC-like family protein, whose translation MNRPPLPKEHGAWAMLGYPLLATLILRSRDRWLNPGGSTLDILLLVLAATFAYSSFHALRAAMRQARAGSPAPGLAPRTWLPRKFFQHGNLPWGLLFGLLSLILAWPLMLRPELRPLCWLASAGAAAVLLNLVFVRARSEKGVFSELFATLTLSLSFPAFLVLAFGGWRSGFRELWLLSWLFNSSSVFYVKMCREAILPNASAENLIRSRKQLALFMMASIALLGSLWFRGQISGPPLLSLLPLWLMLRSGMKRPSLHPSVRHLGFSLLAQSILFGLILGAGF comes from the coding sequence ATGAATAGGCCACCCCTCCCGAAAGAACACGGTGCCTGGGCCATGCTGGGCTATCCGCTTCTTGCCACCCTGATCCTTCGCTCCCGTGACCGCTGGCTGAACCCTGGAGGAAGCACCCTTGACATTCTTCTTCTCGTTCTGGCGGCGACTTTTGCCTATTCGTCCTTTCATGCGCTGAGGGCTGCGATGAGACAGGCGCGAGCAGGCTCACCGGCCCCGGGACTTGCACCTCGCACCTGGCTTCCCCGGAAGTTTTTTCAGCACGGGAATCTGCCCTGGGGTCTTCTCTTTGGACTCTTGTCCCTGATCCTTGCCTGGCCACTGATGCTTCGCCCGGAACTTCGCCCTCTCTGCTGGCTGGCCAGTGCGGGAGCGGCAGCTGTTCTATTGAATCTGGTCTTCGTGCGAGCTCGCAGTGAAAAGGGAGTGTTTTCCGAACTCTTCGCCACGCTGACGCTCAGTCTTTCCTTTCCCGCATTTCTGGTGCTTGCCTTTGGGGGCTGGCGTAGCGGGTTCCGGGAGCTCTGGCTTCTTAGCTGGCTCTTCAATTCAAGCAGCGTCTTTTATGTGAAGATGTGCCGGGAAGCGATTCTACCTAATGCAAGCGCAGAGAATCTGATCCGGAGCCGGAAACAGCTGGCCCTGTTCATGATGGCGAGCATTGCCCTTCTCGGCAGTCTCTGGTTCCGGGGCCAGATTTCCGGCCCGCCCCTGCTTTCCCTTCTGCCTCTCTGGCTGATGCTTCGCTCGGGGATGAAGAGACCTTCCCTGCACCCAAGCGTTCGCCATCTTGGCTTTTCCCTTTTGGCCCAGTCGATTCTCTTCGGGCTGATTCTTGGAGCGGGATTCTAG